TACTAGTGAGGTAATTCAGTTTCCTTTTGAAGAAATGAACCATGTTCAACTGTAAATCTTTACaatataaaatagaaaaatatgacATCCCTTTGTTGCATATGCTACTCCAAATGTTAAGTAGTATTCTGTCAATCAATGTGATGATGCTAAAAATACATTCACTTGTAGCTCCTGAGCCACCTCTGACATTAGACCACTGACCTTTAGCACATGTTACATTTACAGCTGAAAGCTTTACGTTACCTATTTATAGGacttagtggcatctagtggtgaggttgcagatTGCAACCAACCCAATGCCCTTCCTCTCACCCCTTCCATTCCACGCCTGTAAGAATTTAcactactgtagaaacatggtggtGCTACATGGTGGAAGAGGCCCCTCCCCATATAAAGGGGTCTTTTTAAACtagcaaaaacacaacaattctTAGTTTCAAGTGATtatacactaatgaaaacataaccatgaattctattttatttctgcCAACAGATCCCCCAAACCCTACATAGTGGCCCTTTAAATACTGGGCTCAGTGCCTGAACATACAGTGAACGCGGGATTGTGTACGGCCGCCTCAATGCAAAGCTCTCCACTTTCCTTATTAGCTGAATATCAGAGATACCTCAGAGCCCACTGTAACCATTTGGTGGTTAGCTGGTTTGCTGAGGCAGAGTGGAGGTGAACTGAAAGGTCTGCAGTGAGACGCTGTGGGTTAGGTTTCTCTGAGGTTATGGTCATTCTCCCCTGGGAAAGTGGTTAGGCCTGGCTGTTTACTTTGGAGTAACCCTGCCCCTCCCCTCATACTGTACACTCTCTGCTTGGTAACCAATGATTACCTCCATTGGTGCACACCTGTCATTTCTGACCTCCATGAGTTATTCATACACTTCATGTAGACACTGCAGCAATTTGAAATAGATTACAAATCAAAAAAATGTCCAAGCTCATGGTTAATATGCTCTTTGTTATAGGTTGGATTGGATGTAGTGTGGGCGCCACCTTCTTGTCACAGCAGGTGTATGTGAGGGGTTTGGGGGAAGAGAGGCGAGGGTTGGGAGTTTGGGGAGGGTGTTGGGACTGGAGTTAATGGGTACAAGCGAAGGTAGTGCCTGCATCTTCACCCAAAGAGGAGTTTGGCTTTCTCTCAGTGCCTCTCTCACACAGGCTCGCTCACAGTGCTGGACTGAACAAGCCCGTGAGATTACCGCTGAGGACTGAGAGGagttgcagctctgcagctcatgTGCTGCTGGTTTCTATCTTTATCCCTGTTTTAATTGGGACGCTGAGGAGAAATAAATAGCTCAACACACACTGTTGGGAGGCAAATGAATGGAGCACACTGACGGGGGGATTTCCCCAGGCTGTCTTCACACCAATGGATCTGGACACAAGTTTTGAACTGGCCAAATTGCATTTGGCTGGGTAATTTTTCTGAATGGTTTGTAAATTGATTTTTGCATCAAGATCATCTCCAAAGAGCGCGCAGACTGAGCTTTTAGTGGATTTTCACTGCACCAATTTACATCACGTAAGTCCAACTCTCTTATTAACTGTTTATGCCACCTGAGAGATCTTACCTGCTTgtgtgttattttcacacaagcCACATAAACTTTTAAATGACTAAATAATTAAGTatcaattcattcattaaagTTGGATTaattaaatgtgctttattAAGAAAAGTGACTAATATAATGTTACTTGTTTTCTTCAGCTCTTTGGCTTAAGGATGTGCTCCATAGTCCTGCTTCATCAGTGGAGTCTGGCTGTGTTCTTGCTGTGCTCCCCAGTGACTCTTGATGGGAGACCAGTTGATGCACTTAGTAGCAGAACGTAAGTTATTTTTAACATTGATAttaaaaagcataaaaaaataaatgaatgacatGCAATAAggaatgtgaaaatgaaagaatatttAACAGCTATTTAAGCATAGATAAAGAAATTCCTGTTTCCTGATTTAGAAATCAAAACAGCAGATCTGAATAGATTGAGTAGcatacaggtttttttttttttgctgtttcagctctgactttTTTGAAGGTCTTAAGCTCAGACTCCTGATGGCTCTCAGAAACTTGTTAATGCTGCCACCTACTGTACTGTGAGCTTTAATGAAGCCTAACTGCTCCACACATAAACTCAACTCCACAGTCTGGCATGATATAACAACAAgggacaaaaatacaaaataggCAAATTCAGAAATTACAAATTTGTATTACTTAtattacagacaaacaaagagaaatcaGAAATTAGAGAACAGAGATCACTGAACTCATTTATAGTGCTcattactttttttgttttaaggaGGAGATCAGTGAGTCACGCCCAGCTGATGCATGACAAGGGCCGATCCTTGCAGGAGTTCAAGCGTCAAATgtggctgcaggagctgctggaggaggtgcaCACGGCCGATGAGCAAGCACCGCCTGTGCAAAGTAGAACACCGAGCCAAACCTTCAGTGGGAATGCTCTACACCAAAAGCCCCCAGGGGCCACCAAAAACCTACCTGACAGATTCAGGCTGGACAAAGAGGGCCCAAACTTGCCCCAGGAGACCAACAAGGAACTGGCTTATAAGGACCAGCCACTAAAAGTGGCCACAAAGCGGAAAAAAAAGGTGAGGTTAGGCCGGCGCAGGGAGAATGACAAGAGGCGGAGACGCGCACGGTCTACCACAGTCACAACAAAGGAACCATGAAGGATGCGGTACCTTGGTTCAGAGACTCCTACTAGCCTTTATATGGTACTGCACTAAGATACTGACACTACTCCAGCTGGACTGAGGTCTGACAGACTGGAACCACAGCGGACTCCATCACAGTCATATAAGGGGCCCGGGGCTGTGCTTTTATGATAATATTGCTATCTGTGTACCATTTTAAAGCAATCTCATCTCATACAGCCTGGAGTTTCATCATCACATCTTCTTAGGTCCATATTTATTTGGATAATTTTCACGCCTCTTTCACCCTgattaaattcaaaacaaagCACACAGTATGTTATAATCTCTAAAGAGTGTGCACAGGTAGAGCATAGAAGGAAGTATTTATTGCCTGAATATAATGTAACTTCAAACATCTGGATGCTGAGTGGTCTACTTTAGTTTGGCTCTGTTGACTATCATGGACTTACAGTTGCAAACTGTTCATTTAATACATCTGTTTGAACTGTTCTGACataatttatttcactttgaaagtgtgtatttattttgtgaatgtATCATGGTGCTGCTGACTAAATTCCATAATGCACTTTAGTTATATCCTGTAAATGTTCTTTTGTGGTTGCgttttaatttgatgtttctgttttgatgGACGTGCTTTCCTCTCCCACCCTAAATCCCTCATGGACTTGTAACTTATTGGATGCTTCATCAAACCCATTCTCATCATTCTGCATCatagtttatatttttatagaaTTAGCCGCAGTCAGGGACCGTCAGATTCATTTCATGTTCTTCACTTGCACTgagaacatactgtacatgtttccagttattcaaacattaaaaatgtagcCATTAGAAATATTTTTGATTCGTGGTGTCTTTGTTTACCAGTCCTATCTCATTAAGTCGTACCATTTATATGATGTAGCTCAGCTGGTAAAGAGAGTCAATCATTGATGGTGCATGAGTGTTGGTAAAAAGCATCAGTCAAATGAATGTGATGCACTTAATCATTTATGACAAGTAAAAAACTTATTTTCCCCATGAGTGCATATTTTAAGCATGGGTTGTCTCAGGTGTAACTTGTCGTCCTTCATCCAAAATTTGAGTGGTAGTTCCCTGTTAGTCCATCCATTCAATATTTATTACCCTTAGCCTTAAAGGgtagcggggggggggggggggctagaACCAATAAATCAACAATAACTATAGAGCAACAAGGGGGAGAAATGACCATAAGCCTGACACGAAGTATCTTTCACTGCTGAAGTGTCTTTGAGCAAGTCAACCTCCTTTAGTCTTCATGCtcctgtcttgtttttttatcaggaCCTTTAACCTTATTTGAACaggttgcaaaaaaaaaatgtttttgttgacttGGCACAAGCAGAACACAGAGAAGCTGTTAATGTCCCACTTGAGAACATGTGGCATTTTTAACAGCTGCCGACTGGATGGCACAGAAACTGGTAATGGAGGGGTTAGCAAATGCATCAGCGTCTGCTATATCCTGTGCTAAGAGCAGCAGTGTACACCATAGGCCATTAGCTGACATAATCATAAATGCTGTGGAAAGCCTGATAAAGCTGCCGCCAGGAGCCTGCAGCTCACACCGAAGAAATCAATCCAACAACGGACAGAGACATTAATATCTTCAGAGCAGGGGAGGAACACAGAACGTAATCAATGGACGGAATTTTTAATCTGTGGAGCATGAtcaacttttatttcatttactcatttggcagatgcttttatccaacGTGCCAAACAACTGAGAGCAACGCTAAAGCTTCAGTACAGTAGAAACACTGAAGTAAAAACTTACACTGAATCTATTCAATATGGCAAAGTTCAGGAGATCAGGTAGAGAAGTGTACAGCAAGTGCAAGTAAGGAATGTTAGGGTGTTGAGAGAGGAGGTGCTCTCAGGAGAGATGAGCTCAGGTGGATCAGGTTGCTCCTATAATGACTTACAGGCTGCCAggccaaaaatatttttcaataacaacacaaaacaatactGCCAATGAAATAATGATGCCATGGTGCAGCAATGAATCATCCTTACTATGTTCATGAAGTGCCATATTTGCAAAGGTCACAGCTTACACAGCttatttttatgaaattaaatatttctgtgattgtttttattgaaagtaAAGTTTTTTGCTCGCTGCTTTTGCGTTTCTGAGCACCTCCTTGTGCCCTATGTGCCTCACgattctgtctttttatttggCGAGGAAAAAATGATTAAGTAGTTCCTTCCACAACTGGGGAACCACAAACAAGAACAGTCTGGACTATGACTGCCTCGTGTGTAGGGGTGGTGAAACAATGTTACTTACAGGAACGCAGCGGCTGAGATGGAGCATTACACATGTATGACTGGGTTGAAGTACATGGTTGCAGACCCAGAGGTCAGTCTGTACAGGCAAGTATGAGTGACTGGAATTTGATTTGGGTGGCCATTGGTAGCCAGTCGAGTGAAATTGCATGCATTTTTATTGGACTGATCAAGGAGACGCCGCTGCATCCTGGATGGAAGGGTTTCCCTGTGCATGAAAGGAGGCCCATCGGTACTCAATGTGAGCGAAGGATAGGGATGTTGATTTCATAAACTATTTCCACTGAGGGTGTGATGCATGTCACAGTTGTCTCAGCATCAGACGAGAGGCCGTTTCTCTTTAAACTTAGTCAACCAGAATCGATTTGACGCGAGTGATGTTTGcctttcctccctccacatTCAGTAATCACACTTTGTAATGAGCCCTGAGAGGCTGCCACCTCTCCCTGCTTCAGTCCAGTTTAACAGGATGGACACCAGAGAGGACACTCCTGTTTACACTATGAAGATAGTCCACTCAACAACATGAGCTAGAAGACAATGCTTTGATTAAAGACAGGGTGAGTTTGTCAAAATAATAGAAGTGGTGCGTTTTAATAATGCTattaatttatttctaattatACAATATAGctaaaaaaaagctgcaaattGAGTCAGAATAAcaatcaaaaataattttgtttaTAAAGATATTGTTATAATGTTTGCCTTGCACAGCATTTAATGATATTGTGTAATTCAAGATCATGTCACATGTTTTCCTCTGTCAGATTAACAATCCACAACCCAAAGACAAAGCTAGACAAATTTGTTAGGTTTAATATCAGGCGATGTTGCATGTTTTAAATAGCACCTGTCAATGTCATACAATTGTGTCCTGAATGTTTCATTTACATGAGTATTACCTTATGCTTAGAAATGATTGAATTAGCAGTTACAATGTGATAcgtttttatgtttcatttggGTAACATCTGTTCAGGGACTAGATGAAAAGCCTCTTGGCTAACACAAGTACAGCTAACAACAAGTGCACTGTGCCTGTTAAATAAATCATCAAGCAAATAAAGACAATGAATAGTAATTCATTTTTCCCCCTCAAAAAGGTGATGTAAAGCTGCAGATAAAATGGCTATCCCTAATACCTATGGGCTGATCTTTGCCTGTACCTGTGGAGTGATCCTGGGCATCGGGCTCTGTGCCAACCTGCTGGTCTTTTCCCTGTTTGCTAAGTACAACACTCTGCGTAAGAACCGCCTtgacatcctcctcctcagcatgACTCTGGCCGACTTCCTCACCCTCCTGCTCATCCCCTTCACCCTGCACTCTGTTGTCAGCCACTCCTGGCCTCTGGGCGACACGTCATGCAAGGTCTACCAGTTCCTGCTCGCTTTTAGCCTGGCGGCCAGCACCTATTCGCTGTGTGCCGTCTCTATGACCCGTGCCATGATTATCACCAACCCAATATCAGCCACCCAACATGGACCTGGTCATTCTCATGTTTGTCTTGGTCTGGGCCCTCAGCTTCTTCATCAGCCTGCCACTGCGAATGTTTGCCACCAAAGAGAGCTTGAGCCCGGGCCTGGCAACCTCCTCCTTCTGCCTTCCAACCATTCATGAGCACCACTACCAAGTGGTCCTAAGCCAGTTCGTACTTTACTACTTTGTTCCAATGCTGGTTATTGCCTTCAACTATGTCCGCCTGGGTCTTTTCCTCCACAAGAGCCCTGTAATGTCAGTGTCCAGTGCCAGGAACACCCGCAGAGCCTCCGTCCTGGTGTTTTTGGCTGCTGCCACCTTCTCAGTGTGCTGGCTGCCTGGTTACGTGCTGGAGCTCTGTGTATACATGGGGCTGTATCGTCATGGACAGGCTTGGGAGATGTTCTACTTTATCTGTACTGTGCTCCAATACCTGCACCCCTGTGTCAACCCTGTGCTCTATGTGCTGCTTTCTAAGCGCTACCGCCACAGGAGGGCAGCCTGGCTCTTCAGTCGTAACAAGAACAGAGTGCAGCCGCAGGTCgtcagcatcaccacagacagTTTTTAAAACCAGCTCATTTGTTTGTACATCATCAGGGACACTTTTCCTTTTGTGAACAATGAAATTGGTggtttttttattacttttatgaAGACATTGACTATTCTCTGCAATATGTAGCAGGAATTATCAAAACGTTAGAAACATATTTTTAGGGAAACTAAGTAAGTTCACTGTAATGCAGAACTTGAACAATATAATGACCGTCTGATTAATGCTGAGGATTTCTAttgtttgaaaaatataataattcacTTGAAGCTTCAGGGCAGCACATGAAATtaacacaacattttaaagtCTTATAGCTTTGTTTCTTGTCATTGCTCTGTCCAGCAGTGTTTACATTTACTCGGGATGTAAAGGTGAAGAAAAATCACGGTTTTGAGGTCACAGTTTGGTACGTTTTTGGAACAGTGGAAAcaagacacagaaaacattaaactgcctttcaaaacatgtattttttacagAGGTTTATAAAGAGCTGGAATGACTTTCTGGCTAAAATGTGGTGAGGGGGAACTTCCtttcaaaaatatttgcaaTTTAAACACTGAATAGATCCGTGTTTCGTCCATCACACCTGCTcatatgacaaataaactgTCACAGGGCCGTCATTCTTCCAAGATGCAACAAATCATTCAGCAGGTTTTGCTGCTTTGGCAGAGGGTGGCCATAAAATATGAGCTACACGGCATGAGCTACACGGCATGATGCACTAGTATGACACCACATAACTAGGAATGAAGAACCGCCGGTTTATGTTGTTTAAGTAAGTCATCAAAGTGGATGACTCAGTAACTGACACTGGATGCAATTACAAGGTTTTGATCTCTAACcatttgattattattgtttcagtGCATATTCAGGGCATTCATGcaaagtttatttattattcaaattgCTAAAAATCACTTGGAAAAATATACTGGATTGGTCCGTTTTGTTGTGATGATAATTCTGCCTGGAGTGAACGCCATAGAGCAACTAAAAGCATACATATTAAGACATGGTGACGACCAATCAGACAAATGTATGATTCCAATGCAGGAACTGTGGGAGTCATAACTGTAATTTACGAAATATAAGAGTGTTATTTTCCGTTAATGAGCTGTGCCTGCTCTCTTCTAATTTCAGATGTTATTGGATTATTCTTTAGAGGTAAATTTGGTTtaacactttctctttttttgtattatttagtgattaataaatgaatcatcgataaaatatgagaaaaagTTGCATGTGAAATATTCAAATCGTGGGTTGATCACTGTTTATCGAGTCAAATGAAAAACTGAGAAATGACAAACTGTTTTAGTGATCACTGCTCCTTTAAAAATTAGCTTAATCCCCATGAGCTCTTGGCTAtccattgggggggggggggggtaattacagtaacacaaactcacagcacacacagataAACCCACACCTGTAGGTGTAAAGTTTGTAGAGGTGAGGTGTAAGTGGGGAGCTGCCTAGCAGGTGTGAAGTCATACAGAAAGCAGAGGGATTCAGAAAGGGAATAACAAGGTTGGCTGAGTTCTGGCGGCCACTGCAGTAATAGGAGAccacccacccctccctctgtcGCCCCCTGACTTTTGGCCTTCTCCTTAGTGTACAGCAAGGGCAGCTGGCCGGACTCGTACAGAGCGGTCATCAGCATGTTGATATGGTGAAGTAATAAAGCACACATGCTCCCCTCTGGCTCCTCTATCTCGCTCAATGTAAACTTCAGAGTGAATAGATCGATCTGTGGCCTCTGAACAAAGCAAatgacacaaaagaaaaaactatacaaatATTAGTCtcataaatactgtaaatgtaatgttttttctgACACCTCATCTGAGTTGTCTAGTGTTAATTATGTGCTTTTATCAACAATATATTGGTTGAATTGTACTGTTAAAGctcaacacacactttcactatATCTATTAGCGCATGACAGTTCTACTACATTATCATTAGAGGCCACTAACAGTTCCCAGAAACTGGTGTTTGTGGGCAGACCAATGCTTTTCAATCCACATGAAAATTTGTGCTGACAAAACAAGACTGTAAAACATCACCTTGGATTCTGATAGATCTCATGTGGCAGGTTACAGCCCTGTGATTTTCCACCCTACCTGATCacagttcatttattttgaacCTTGCTCTCATGTGCTCCTCTCTTCCTGCTCTTCACTGAAAATCAATCAAGCAGGGCTCTATTATCTTCTGAGGATTTGATAACATACAATTTATGTTAGCATTGGAGAAGCAAAtatttaaagttacagtgtgtagaatttaatgatatCTTGTGTTgacgttgcatgttgcagctgaacacccctcacctcaccctctccttacaaacatgaaaaagaacctgtggtagcttcagttgtcataaaaactcaaaaggtgtttagtttgttcagtctggactaatgtaaaaaacatggcggcctctgtagagagggtccacttgatgtaaatataaagtatttaaatataaagggccttttctggggtaaagaaaaatacaatttgtacaatttaaacgaaatgaactattgaaaacatcatgaggattattctacattaaatttctgccaatagatcctttcacctaaatcttacacactggagctttaagtaaGTTTATCTTTTTATCTCAAATGATAATCGGTTGATATTAAACAAGTAATCATATGATACTTTATCTTCACCGTCACCTTTATGCTCTTGCTGCTCTTTCATTTTTGACTAAATCATTGTCACTGAACTTATGTGTGATTTCTGTGACACTTGTGTGACAAACTTTGCAGAAaaagatttctgtgttttcatcctATCAAACATTTTGCGGCACTTTGTTGTTCTGATTCATGTGCAGGGAATTTTAAGGTGATGGTATAACAGCATTTTCTACTAACTGTAGCATGTTTATATCAAATGCAAAATACTTTGTGGATGTCACACAACAAAAGTTTCTCAAGTCAGCATGTTCATTAAGAGAATTGTACTAAAAGGATCCTTAAGTCAGTGTTGGCCAACGATAATGCTGAGTCACAAAACCCAGAtatgacacaaaataaaaattacttTAATGTTTAGAACATCTACACTGTAGCTCCTGCCAGAATGTAATTCAATTACCCTGTGGCCTTCTCGATGCATCCACTACATGAAGCAGCCTTTTCTCACAGATCGAAAATAATCAAGATGATGAGGATGGCAGCCACCATACTTAATTAGATATTATCCTTGATCAGCAGGAGTGTACAATCTGTTTACATCCCAATAATGGACTTTCTCAATAAAGAAAGTAAACGTTTGAGTTTTATAGATCTAATATCGATTTTAAGTTTAAGTCTTTGTAAAAGTGTCCGTCCTTTGGACATGGTGACTCAGAAAATTGTGCTCCACTGATTACAAAGACACAATTATCGATTTGTCTATTTCTacgtgtgtatatatatatatatatatatatatatatatatatgtgcattaAACATATGTCTatggatatacagtatattatatattaagtaCTGTTTGTGTTAATCAAGTCACTGATGATGCACACATGGTGGGAACAAATTGAAATTGATCAGTAAGTCAATGGGATATTTATCAGAAAATATTCTTAAgacattaaatgtttaaagattCATAGTTTCAGTCATCAAAAGTCAATGAAAGGTGCAAATATTCTCATATTTTATTCCACATATTTCAAATACAATTAGCAGTGGTGCAATGAAGCATCTTAAAACTTTAAACCAAAGCTGCAATAATCTggatttgaatttcaaaactAATATTCCAACAAATGAATAttctaaaatctgaaaaaagtcATGGTGGAGAGCtgttcacaaaacatttcatccaCAAAGGACTGCACTGACATTacccagctctctctctttttttcaatgTCATTCGGTACATGCAGCAGTGTTTGGCACTAGAGGCTAAAGCTAATTGTTGCTGTTGGCTTAACA
This genomic interval from Paralichthys olivaceus isolate ysfri-2021 chromosome 7, ASM2471397v2, whole genome shotgun sequence contains the following:
- the LOC109624601 gene encoding parathyroid hormone-related protein-like; its protein translation is MVCKLIFASRSSPKSAQTELLVDFHCTNLHHLFGLRMCSIVLLHQWSLAVFLLCSPVTLDGRPVDALSSRTRRSVSHAQLMHDKGRSLQEFKRQMWLQELLEEVHTADEQAPPVQSRTPSQTFSGNALHQKPPGATKNLPDRFRLDKEGPNLPQETNKELAYKDQPLKVATKRKKKVRLGRRRENDKRRRRARSTTVTTKEP
- the LOC138410806 gene encoding LOW QUALITY PROTEIN: galanin receptor 2b (The sequence of the model RefSeq protein was modified relative to this genomic sequence to represent the inferred CDS: deleted 1 base in 1 codon); this translates as MAIPNTYGLIFACTCGVILGIGLCANLLVFSLFAKYNTLRKNRLDILLLSMTLADFLTLLLIPFTLHSVVSHSWPLGDTSCKVYQFLLAFSLAASTYSLCAVSMTRAMIITNPYQPPNMDLVILMFVLVWALSFFISLPLRMFATKESLSPGLATSSFCLPTIHEHHYQVVLSQFVLYYFVPMLVIAFNYVRLGLFLHKSPVMSVSSARNTRRASVLVFLAAATFSVCWLPGYVLELCVYMGLYRHGQAWEMFYFICTVLQYLHPCVNPVLYVLLSKRYRHRRAAWLFSRNKNRVQPQVVSITTDSF